A single region of the Vicia villosa cultivar HV-30 ecotype Madison, WI linkage group LG4, Vvil1.0, whole genome shotgun sequence genome encodes:
- the LOC131595733 gene encoding cyclin-J18: protein MASSSQRLKTVEFLINSSQHLNVSPIVKYSAFSFFADRFIPSLPAFIERANSLTWLLKPVTESTLQLFVLISLWISSKIHDSRPLSVVSLKSLADKSIKEQHFTNRNFIEAEVLFMQVLSFEIGTANIAFSFLQELWIQIKGVAKVGELISFEACMEIMDLLYEKEETSFLYRSPHSLAASILVVSYLMTVPKQKWEFPIIAWVNFATSCKEEDVIKMVTEILKHVMEPS from the exons ATGGCATCTTCTTCTCAGCGCCTCAAAACCGTTGAGTTTCTCATCAATTCTTCTCAA CACCTCAATGTTTCCCCCATTGTTAAATACTCTGCATTCTCCTTCTTCGCCGATCGCTTCATTCCCTCATTACCAGC ATTCATTGAACGCGCGAATTCGTTGACCTGGCTGTTGAAACCTGTCACTGAAAGCACCTTGCAGCTGTTTGTGCTTATTTCTCTATGGATTTCAAGCAAA ATACATGATTCTCGACCGCTCTCTGTTGTAAGTTTGAAGTCTTTGGCGGACAAATCAATCAAGGAACAACACTTCACAAATCGGAATTTCATAGAAGCG GAGGTGCTCTTCATGCAG GTGTTGAGTTTTGAGATTGGCACAGCAAATATTGCTTTTTCGTTCCTTCAAGAGCTTTGGATTCAAATCAA GGGAGTAGCAAAAGTTGGTGAGTTGATTAGCTTTGAAGCTTGCATGGAAATTATGGATCTTCTCTATGAAAAGGAAGAGACATCATTTCTGTATAGGTCTCCTCACTCCCTTGCTGCGTCAATCTTG GTTGTATCATACTTAATGACAGTCCCTAAACAGAAATGGGAGTTCCCAATTATTGCATGGG TAAATTTCGCAACCTCTTGTAAGGAAGAAGATGTCATAAAAATGGTGACGGAGATTCTCAAGCATGTGATGGAACCTTCTTGA